The sequence CCTCCTTCGGTGGAAGAGTTGAAAAGTCCTCTACCGCTTCAGCGATATTTTCTATTGAAGGTTCGTCTATAACCTTGCTCGGAGCTTCCTCATAGATGCCTGTATTTCGCGTTACGATAGGGAAGATGCCCGCCTGCATGGCGTGTACGGTAGCTCCGCCACCGCCTTCGGAAGCTGACATGTATACGGTCGCGCCACATTTGTTGAAGATGTCTAAAATGTTGATGCCGTCAGTCATGATTTTTCCGTCTTTCATGATTTTGGGTCGGCTATAGCGTTTTATATTCGGCAGAGAAAGCTCGCGCGCATATATTCTCTCAAATTCTTTCTCAAACGCGGATGGTCCCACGACGGAGAGATTTAGATGGGGGAGGGAAGCGAATGTCTCTACAACGAGATCGAGACCCTTCAATATCGCTCCGCCTCCTCCGAACCATAAGAAGTTCTTTCTGGCCTTATTGAAATCTTTATTTTCCGGAAACTCGTATATGTCCATTGCCGGCACGGGGACTTTTAGTATTTCTTTTCCAAATTTTTCGTATGTACCATGCACGGTCTTGTTGCCGTATCCCAGGATGAAGTCCGCGACAGACGGGTCGCTGGTCATGGGGTCTGTTCGTTTGGCCGGGAGGGTTACCCCCCGCCTTTTCTCAAAATTCCTCAATCTTTTTGCCTCAGCTTCGTTTTGGAATGAAGGATGAGAGGCCACGAGAAACATAACTTTTTTGCATTCTTTGGGAAGGTAACGCGATAATCTTTCAAGATTATACTGCATGTCTATACAAACAGCGTATTTTTTTCTCGGGACGAACCTAAAGTCGTCCCAGTTTGTAACATCAACATCGTATCCCCGATCCAGGAAAAGTTTTGCGATTTCTAAACATGTCCAATAATTCGGATGCGGGTCGGTAAAGTATTCTCCCGGCGCTTGGATAAAGGGGCCTGTTATAAAAGAAAGCAATACTACCCCTTTTTTATTTTCCGGGGTATGGAGAGAAACAAGCCCAAAGGCCTTATTCGTGATTTTGTTTTTATATGCGGTTATATACCGTCCCAATATATTTGTCATATATTTGTTTGATGGGATTCCAGCCATAGCTCAAGACAGAAAAGTACCCAGACCTTGTAATACATACCCTTGTTTTTTTTACTGTAAAAAAGGGAAACAATCTCTCGCACGGCTTCTTTTTCAAGAAATTCATACACATGCGCCGTGTTCCCGAATTTTTCCAGAATAAGCGTTTTCAGTTCCTTTGTACGCAACCATTCTTCAACCGGCGCGCCAAAACCTTGTTTTCGCCGATAGACAAATTCTTTCGGCATGATTTCAGCGAGGATTTCCTTCAAAATGATTTTGTTTTCGTTTTTGTTCATCTTGTACTCTATCGGCAGATTATACACGAATTCAGCCAGTTTATAATCAAGAAAAGGGGAGCGTACCTCAAGTCCGTGCATCATGCTCATCCTGTCTATCTTGGTTAAAAGCTGTCCGGGAAGATACACGGACAAATCAAAAAGATTTATCTTTTCAATATCATTCAAACCCTCGAAACTTTTGAGATTGAAATCCGACGAACTTTTCTGTCCGCGAAGTTTTCTTATCTCCCCGGGAGTGAAAATAGATATGTTTTTCAAGTATCCTTTAAATGGGCTAAGAAACAGTTTTTGGAAAGTGTGTTTTTTCCACGAAAGGTGCCAGTGCTTCTGATACCAGCCGTATCCCATGAATAGTTCGTCCGCGCCGTCTCCGGAGAGGGCGACCTTGACCCTCTCCGAAGCGAATTTAGAAAGGAGGGATTGAGGAAAGAGAGATGAATCCGCGTGAGGTTCGTCAAGGTATTTCAAACAATCTTTTAAGACGTCAATCTGGTCTTCGCTGGCTTGGAGAGTGAAATGGTCTGTGCCTATTTTGTCAGATGCTTCTTTGGCGTATGGCAATTCGTTTCGGTGCGACCCGTATCCCAAGGAGAAAGTTTTAATCGGTAAAGGTGAAAATTTTTGAGCGTATGCCGTCACCATAGTTGAATCAACTCCTCCCGATAAAAAGCTTCCAATTTCCACATCAGCCACCATTCTTTTCCTAACCGCTTCGGTAAAAAGTTTTTTTATTTCTTCTTTGGCGTCTTCGTAAGTAATATCCAAGGGTCTCTGCTCCGGTTGCCAGTATCTACTTTTTTGAAGCTTGCCGTTTTCGTATACGGCGTATTCGGCAGGGGAGAGTGTGAAGATGTTTTTATAAACCGTCTTCCACGGCGGAATATACATGAGGGTGAGGTAGTCGTCTATGGCTTCAGGTGATATCTCGCCCTTAATCTTTCCGGATGCAAAAAGGGCTTTTATTTCCGATGCTA is a genomic window of bacterium containing:
- the asnB gene encoding asparagine synthase (glutamine-hydrolyzing); this encodes MCGIIAIVKKSSDCRINTNAMIASLEKRGPDDKGILEFPNCILGQTRLSIIDLSGGHQPMRDNKRNIAISFNGEIYNYKELKMDFQTKGYIFSTNSDTEVILKAYQEYGTDCPKYLDGMFAFAIWDEGKQKLFMARDRFGKKPIYYAYDDSNNLLVASEIKALFASGKIKGEISPEAIDDYLTLMYIPPWKTVYKNIFTLSPAEYAVYENGKLQKSRYWQPEQRPLDITYEDAKEEIKKLFTEAVRKRMVADVEIGSFLSGGVDSTMVTAYAQKFSPLPIKTFSLGYGSHRNELPYAKEASDKIGTDHFTLQASEDQIDVLKDCLKYLDEPHADSSLFPQSLLSKFASERVKVALSGDGADELFMGYGWYQKHWHLSWKKHTFQKLFLSPFKGYLKNISIFTPGEIRKLRGQKSSSDFNLKSFEGLNDIEKINLFDLSVYLPGQLLTKIDRMSMMHGLEVRSPFLDYKLAEFVYNLPIEYKMNKNENKIILKEILAEIMPKEFVYRRKQGFGAPVEEWLRTKELKTLILEKFGNTAHVYEFLEKEAVREIVSLFYSKKNKGMYYKVWVLFCLELWLESHQTNI
- a CDS encoding glycosyltransferase; this encodes MTNILGRYITAYKNKITNKAFGLVSLHTPENKKGVVLLSFITGPFIQAPGEYFTDPHPNYWTCLEIAKLFLDRGYDVDVTNWDDFRFVPRKKYAVCIDMQYNLERLSRYLPKECKKVMFLVASHPSFQNEAEAKRLRNFEKRRGVTLPAKRTDPMTSDPSVADFILGYGNKTVHGTYEKFGKEILKVPVPAMDIYEFPENKDFNKARKNFLWFGGGGAILKGLDLVVETFASLPHLNLSVVGPSAFEKEFERIYARELSLPNIKRYSRPKIMKDGKIMTDGINILDIFNKCGATVYMSASEGGGGATVHAMQAGIFPIVTRNTGIYEEAPSKVIDEPSIENIAEAVEDFSTLPPKEVKKLSREVWSFARKNHTKEAFSRTFAGFIDNILKL